A genomic window from Labeo rohita strain BAU-BD-2019 chromosome 6, IGBB_LRoh.1.0, whole genome shotgun sequence includes:
- the si:dkey-6e2.2 gene encoding uncharacterized protein si:dkey-6e2.2, which produces MNSLRDFPRFPRREMYEEMSVERNWTDTETRALLYIRQDEEISRQISGTVRDSLIYAEISRLLRAQGIHRTKRQVTTKLKTLKQKFLKIHEHHKNSGHGRVYWNYYDLCKSIWGSNRPTDALTLHNNVKLEEPQSTSIEDARNESRSTDIEVSISHDEETDDMTDVVVQPVRKKARKHPITDSVRDPEPLHVQNQREYEERLRREAREEQKEERASLMAMWKEMMEFQGNLLKEFIHRPSLPSHPSYHRHALHNQGRSSFPSTSYMALYDSPGVETENESAVSHEEEEEEEEEKYAIPAEIAPVLDVQPVNRANDSQSNTAETVSPPPTQSAGKSDLEMCVLRRQERVLQLQEEYYSLKIKYLKHKMAMDP; this is translated from the exons ATGAACTCTTTACGTGATTTCCCAAGATTTCCACGCCGCGAAATGTATGAGGAAATGTCAGTCGAGAGAAACTGGACGGACACCGAGACGAGGGCGCTGCTGTACATCCGACAGGACGAAGAAATCAGTAGGCAAATCAGTGGAACGGTGCGCGATTCTCTTATTTACGCTGAGATATCAAGGCTCCTCCGGGCGCAAGGGATCCACAGAACCAAGCGGCAGGTCACCACCAAACTGAAAACACTCAAGCAGAAGTTCCTGAAAATACACGAGCATCACAAAAACAGCGGGCACGGCAGGGTGTACTGGAATTACTATGATCTCTGCAAGTCCATCTGGGGCAGCAACCGCCCCACAGACGCTTTGACACTTCATAATAACGTGAAACTCGAAGAGCCCCAGAGTACATCCATCGAGGATGCGCGAAATGAGAGCAGATCCACTGACATCGAGGTGTCAATCAGTCACGACGAGGAGACGGATGACATGACAGATG TTGTCGTTCAGCCTGTGAGGAAGAAGGCCAGAAAACATCCAATTACTGACTCTGTGAGAGATCCAGAACCTCTCCACGTGCAGAACCAGAGGGAGTATGAGGAACGCTTGCGAAGGGAAGCCAGAGAAGAGCAGAAGGAGGAACGGGCGAGTTTGATGGCCATGTGGAAAGAGATGATGGAGTTTCAAGGGAACCTCTTAAAGGAATTTATTCACCGCCCGTCTCTGCCTTCACATCCATCTTATCACAGACATGCTCTTCACAACCAAGGACGCTCTAGTTTTCCAAGCACTAGCTACATGGCACTGTACGACTCACCAGG AGTTGAAACTGAGAATGAAAGTGCAGTCTCACacgaggaagaggaggaggaagaagaggagaaaTACGCTATTCCAGCTGAGATTGCACCCGTGTTGGACGTTCAACCTGTTAACCGTGCAAACGACAGCCAATCAAACACAGCGGAGACTGTTTCACCCCCGCCTACGCAATCAGCAGGAAAGAGCGATCTGGAGATGTGTGTGCTACGCAGACAGGAAAGAGTCTTACAGCTTCAGGAAGAATACTATTCACTCAAAATCAAGTATCTGAAACACAAGATGGCCATGGATCCATGA